A stretch of the Sulfuritortus calidifontis genome encodes the following:
- a CDS encoding HDOD domain-containing protein: MVNDELEMLDSRQTEQLLEELMASQDFPALSSTIIQINQLVGSDDSHTDELTRVILRDNSLTNKLLRLVNSVHYAQFGGRNISTISRAVIILGFNTIRDAALSLMLFEHLNNQAHAQALKSDALESFYRGVIGRLMARPLGVRDAEEGFIGAMFRNLGHLMARLYFFERTERIRALMEKEGIDENAACRKVLGTTYDQLGLAIGRHWHLPPTLQQSITPLPPGPVRKPTTPETKLQALSNLARELYEIAARELTDGDRLSQLKALSGKYGQTGEISPAQLHSAMMNAAEEVQKEAPTLQASISSSAMLQRLLGEGGGAAGAEAVAQKVDASRLDDLALPQIDSSTATDPAAILTAGLQDLTDALISNTNITGILHLLLEVYYRTGCFDRVMIAVLDRQGQHLAGRTGFGKNIDSAIAAFKVSATASTDAFSAAVAQGVDILISDTQADNIKARIPAWHAGQIKAHSFLLLPITVNKKPLALIYLDKDKGPIDLDAQVLNMMKVLRNQALLAFRQGK; the protein is encoded by the coding sequence ATGGTGAACGACGAACTGGAGATGCTGGACAGCCGGCAGACCGAACAACTCCTGGAAGAGCTGATGGCCAGCCAGGACTTCCCGGCCCTGTCCAGCACCATCATCCAGATCAACCAGCTGGTCGGCTCCGACGACAGCCATACCGACGAGCTGACCCGGGTGATCCTGCGCGACAACTCGCTGACCAACAAGCTCCTGCGCCTGGTCAACTCGGTGCACTACGCCCAGTTCGGCGGCCGTAACATCAGCACCATCTCGCGCGCGGTGATCATCCTCGGCTTCAACACCATCCGCGATGCCGCGCTGTCGCTCATGCTGTTCGAGCACCTGAACAACCAGGCCCACGCCCAGGCGCTGAAAAGCGACGCCCTGGAAAGCTTCTACCGCGGCGTGATCGGCCGACTGATGGCCCGCCCCCTGGGCGTGCGCGATGCCGAGGAAGGCTTCATCGGCGCCATGTTCCGCAATCTCGGCCACCTGATGGCCCGGCTGTACTTCTTCGAGCGCACCGAACGCATCCGCGCCCTGATGGAGAAGGAAGGCATCGACGAGAACGCCGCCTGCCGCAAGGTGCTGGGCACCACCTACGACCAGCTCGGCCTCGCCATCGGCCGCCACTGGCACCTGCCGCCCACGCTGCAGCAGAGCATCACCCCGCTGCCGCCCGGCCCGGTGCGCAAACCGACCACGCCCGAAACAAAACTGCAGGCCCTGTCCAACCTGGCGCGCGAACTGTATGAGATCGCGGCCCGGGAACTCACCGATGGCGATCGCCTGAGCCAGCTCAAGGCCCTGAGCGGCAAATATGGCCAGACCGGCGAGATCAGCCCGGCCCAGCTGCACAGCGCCATGATGAACGCCGCGGAAGAGGTGCAGAAGGAGGCGCCGACCCTGCAGGCCTCGATCAGCAGCAGCGCCATGCTCCAACGCCTGCTGGGCGAAGGCGGCGGCGCGGCCGGGGCCGAGGCGGTGGCCCAGAAGGTCGACGCCTCCCGCCTGGACGACCTCGCCCTGCCGCAGATCGACAGCAGCACCGCGACCGACCCGGCCGCCATCCTCACCGCTGGCCTGCAGGACCTGACCGACGCCCTGATCTCCAACACCAACATCACCGGCATTCTGCACCTCTTGCTCGAGGTCTATTACCGCACCGGCTGCTTCGACCGGGTGATGATCGCCGTGCTCGACCGCCAGGGGCAGCACCTCGCTGGCCGTACCGGCTTCGGCAAGAACATCGACTCGGCGATCGCCGCGTTCAAGGTCTCGGCCACCGCCTCGACCGACGCCTTCTCGGCCGCCGTGGCCCAGGGCGTCGACATCCTGATCAGCGACACCCAGGCCGACAACATCAAGGCCCGCATCCCGGCCTGGCACGCCGGTCAGATCAAGGCACATTCCTTCCTGCTGCTGCCGATCACGGTCAACAAGAAACCGCTGGCGCTGATCTACCTGGACAAGGACAAGGGCCCGATCGACCTCGACGCCCAGGTGCTGAACATGATGAAGGTGCTGCGCAACCAGGCCCTGCTCGCCTTCCGCCAGGGCAAGTGA